The following is a genomic window from Acidimicrobium ferrooxidans DSM 10331.
GAACCCTTGCTCAACCAACCCACCGAGTTCACTCCCTTCCTCGGACGCACCTAGTGCACCAGGAACAGGCACGCAAAGAGCGCGACCCACACCACATCGACGAAGTGCCAGTAGTACGACAGCGCCTGGAACCCAGGGAGATGTCGACGTCCCCCCTTGACGCCTCGCAGGCGCAGCAGCAAGAACAACATGGCGACGAGGCCCACGATCACGTGCAGTCCGTGGATCCCCGACATCACGTAGAACAGCGACCCGTAGGCATTGGTCTGCGGACCGAAGGTCAAGGTGGCCCACTCCACCGCCTGGTTCGCGATGAAGGACCCACCCATGACGAAGGTGAGCGCCACCCACCACATCGCCGCACGGGGCCGATCGTGCTCCGCCTCGAACAAGGCCTTCTGCATGGTGACGCTCGACAGCAGCAAGATCGTGGTGAAGATCGCCGACTGCACCGTGTCGAGGTGCGTGCCCGCGGGTGGCCACGGCGAGCCGACGTGTGCTCGGATCGTGAAGTAGGCGGCGAAGAGGCCACTGAAGAACA
Proteins encoded in this region:
- a CDS encoding cytochrome c oxidase subunit 3 translates to MVEATLAGAPRREPIRFSKPSLLGVGTMVWLGSELMFFSGLFAAYFTIRAHVGSPWPPAGTHLDTVQSAIFTTILLLSSVTMQKALFEAEHDRPRAAMWWVALTFVMGGSFIANQAVEWATLTFGPQTNAYGSLFYVMSGIHGLHVIVGLVAMLFLLLRLRGVKGGRRHLPGFQALSYYWHFVDVVWVALFACLFLVH